The following are encoded together in the Thunnus thynnus chromosome 15, fThuThy2.1, whole genome shotgun sequence genome:
- the LOC137197885 gene encoding coagulation factor XI-like produces MGTLFIFVGLLYLCGLSFSQECRKDLLENINFLGTEIKVLRSPDAVHCQHLCTQHHRCLFFAFVRPDSTIDNRYFYCFLKSTPSGQPKARPSKQGITSGFSLKPCYPDPKPCLPQVYQNVDFLGADYRSLFTSDYEECQRACTQDPGCQFFTFVNGVFTPERIRYKCHLKFSWTIPRIPTIERKAGVVSGFSHEAEIIQSFDTVCQGKLFPRTDTKGNNIETLPAASPEHCQTLCSAHPLCTYFSYTSNDYKCYLKNNPNEMVTISKEGVTSGLPARFCQQVNSWVKDVHEGTGFTGSDIRYELVDDRDMCQRECTEDSNCQFYDYVTESFFDRNYWRRCYLKRVITIPAPPKVTKLSNVVSGFSLKNCYGIV; encoded by the exons ATGGGAACACTTTTCATTTTCGTGGGTCTGCTCTACCTCTGTGGTCTTTCCTTTAGTCAAG AATGTAGAAAGGACCTTCTGGAGAACATTAATTTCCTGGGAACAGAGATAAAAGTACTCCGCTCTCCTGATGCTGTGCATTGTCAGCACCTGTGCACCCAACATCACCGTTGTCTTTTCTTTGCCTTCGTTCGGCCTGACTCCACCATAGATAACAG GTATTTCTACTGCTTCCTCAAGTCCACTCCCTCTGGACAGCCCAAAGCTCGGCCTTCAAAGCAGGGTATCACCTCTGGCTTTTCTCTCAAACCCTGCTACCCAGACCCAA AACCTTGTCTTCCTCAGGTGTACCAGAACGTGGACTTCCTAGGGGCAGACTACCGATCCTTGTTCACAAGTGACTATGAGGAGTGTCAGAGAGCCTGCACACAAGACCCTGGCTGTCAGTTCTTTACTTTTGTAAATGGAGTCTTCACACCGGAGAGGATTAG gTACAAGTGTCACCTTAAATTCAGCTGGACAATACCAAGGATTCCTACTATAGAAAGAAAGGCTGGTGTAGTATCTGGGTTCTCCCACGAAGCAGAAATAATTCAGTCCTTTGACACAG TGTGTCAGGGCAAGCTCTTTCCAAGAACTGATACCAAAGGAAACAACATCGAGACGCTGCCCGCTGCCTCACCTGAACACTGTCAGACATTGTGCTCTGCTCATCCACTCTGCACCTACTTCTCTTACACCAG TAATGACTACAAATGTTATCTGAAGAACAACCCCAATGAAATGGTGACCATAAGTAAAGAGGGAGTAACATCTGGGCTACCAGCACGCTTCTGTCAGCAAGTTAACA GCTGGGTTAAGGATGTTCATGAAGGAACCGGTTTCACGGGTTCTGACATTAGGTACGAGCTGGTGGATGACCGAGACATGTGCCAGAGGGAATGCACTGAGGATTCCAACTGCCAGTTCTACGATTATGTCACAGAGAGCTTCTTTGACCGTAATTACTG GCGCCGCTGCTATCTCAAGCGTGTCATCACCATACCTGCTCCTCCCAAAGTTACCAAATTGAGTAATGTTGTGTCCGGCTTCTCCCTGAAGAACTGTTATGGGATTGTTTga